The following proteins are co-located in the Streptomyces bottropensis ATCC 25435 genome:
- a CDS encoding FtsX-like permease family protein: MLRATLRSFLAHKGRLLLSALAVVLSVAFVAGSLIFSDTVTRTFDRLFASTSADVTVGPKDDELTGQLPTGAVETVPASLARRVAGIDGVADARVDASVDNVTVVDSDNESVGPTTGAPTVARNWHPTDRSPVKLTSGHAPRGAGQALLDADTAKSKDVEIGDTLTVLAGPGSFRVRVVGIATFTTTNPGAALVYLDTRTAQTALLGDPDAATGISVTAEPGVSDELLKRRIADELGPTAYEYRTADERAESAAASLGGFLDVIKYVMLGFAGIATLVGVFLIVNTFSMLIAQRTRELGLLRALGADRRQVRRSVLAEAALLGLVGSTLGLAAGIGLAFGLIELMGAFGMNLSSAEMVIGVGTPIAAYAVGLGVTFVAAYLPARRASAVSPMAALSDAEIAGVGRPLRMRAVAGGIVGAAGAAALAGCAVSSDTGSAASLLGLGVVLTLVATVIAGPLLVRPVIRVLGGAFPALFGSIGRMSQRNALRNPRRTGATASALMVGIALVAGMSVASASMTKSFDDEIDNTLGADFVIQNQNFMPFPQEVTDKVRATDGVGLVVRQRFTPVEVRLPDGARVETTAAAYDAQLDEIANVTYAAGDSGAALADGAIAMDAEFARDHDVTVGSTIPVRFPAGKNTELKVAALTDQDTADGFGVQGGLYFGMATIETYVPEGQDSALYVNAGSGTGADELRANLDRTLDAYPQVQVRDQADYKELIRGQIAVLLYLVYALLGLAIVIAVLGVVNTLALSVVERTREIGLLRAIGLGRRQLRRMIRLESVVIAVFGAVLGLVLGLIWGVCVQQVLALQGMKALAIPWGTVVAVVIGSAVVGVVAALLPALRASRMNVLAAIAHE, encoded by the coding sequence GTGCTGAGGGCGACCCTGCGGAGCTTCCTCGCGCACAAGGGGCGGCTGCTGCTCTCGGCGCTGGCGGTCGTGCTGTCCGTGGCGTTCGTCGCGGGCAGCCTGATCTTCTCGGACACGGTCACCCGCACCTTCGACCGACTCTTCGCCTCCACCTCGGCCGATGTGACCGTGGGCCCGAAGGACGACGAACTGACGGGTCAGCTGCCCACCGGGGCCGTCGAGACCGTGCCCGCCTCGCTCGCGCGGCGGGTCGCGGGGATCGACGGTGTGGCGGACGCCCGTGTCGACGCGTCCGTCGACAACGTCACGGTCGTCGACAGCGACAACGAGTCGGTGGGACCGACCACGGGCGCCCCCACCGTCGCCAGGAACTGGCACCCCACCGACCGCAGCCCGGTGAAGCTGACCAGCGGGCACGCGCCGCGAGGCGCCGGCCAGGCCCTGCTCGACGCGGACACCGCCAAGAGCAAGGACGTGGAGATCGGCGACACCCTGACGGTGCTCGCCGGGCCGGGCTCCTTCCGGGTGCGCGTCGTCGGCATCGCCACCTTCACCACCACCAACCCCGGAGCCGCGCTCGTCTACCTCGACACGCGGACGGCACAGACCGCGCTGCTGGGCGACCCCGACGCGGCCACCGGCATCTCCGTGACCGCCGAGCCCGGGGTGAGCGACGAGCTGCTCAAGCGGCGGATCGCCGACGAACTGGGGCCGACGGCGTACGAGTACCGGACCGCCGACGAGCGCGCCGAGTCGGCGGCCGCCTCGCTCGGCGGCTTCCTCGACGTGATCAAGTACGTGATGCTCGGCTTCGCCGGGATCGCGACACTCGTCGGGGTCTTCCTCATCGTCAACACCTTCTCCATGCTCATCGCCCAACGCACCCGCGAACTGGGCCTCTTGCGCGCGCTGGGCGCCGACCGGCGCCAGGTGCGGCGCTCGGTGCTCGCCGAGGCGGCGCTCCTCGGGCTCGTCGGGTCGACGCTGGGCCTCGCCGCCGGCATCGGGCTGGCCTTCGGGCTGATCGAGCTGATGGGCGCCTTCGGGATGAACCTGAGCTCGGCCGAGATGGTGATCGGCGTCGGGACGCCGATCGCGGCGTACGCCGTCGGGCTCGGCGTCACCTTCGTCGCCGCCTATCTCCCGGCGCGGCGGGCCTCGGCCGTGTCGCCGATGGCGGCCCTGTCCGACGCCGAGATCGCCGGTGTGGGGCGGCCGCTGAGGATGCGCGCGGTGGCCGGCGGGATCGTGGGAGCGGCCGGTGCCGCCGCGCTCGCGGGGTGCGCGGTGTCGTCCGACACGGGTTCCGCCGCCTCCCTGCTCGGTCTCGGCGTGGTCCTGACGCTGGTCGCGACCGTCATCGCCGGACCGCTGCTCGTACGGCCCGTGATCCGGGTCCTCGGTGGCGCCTTCCCCGCGCTGTTCGGCTCCATCGGCCGGATGAGTCAGCGCAACGCCCTGCGCAACCCGCGCCGGACCGGGGCCACGGCCTCCGCGCTGATGGTCGGGATCGCGCTGGTCGCCGGCATGTCGGTGGCGAGCGCCTCGATGACCAAGTCCTTCGACGACGAGATCGACAACACTCTCGGCGCCGACTTCGTCATCCAGAACCAGAACTTCATGCCGTTCCCGCAGGAGGTCACCGACAAGGTCCGCGCCACGGACGGCGTCGGCCTCGTCGTACGCCAGCGGTTCACGCCGGTCGAGGTACGGCTGCCCGACGGCGCGCGCGTCGAGACGACCGCCGCGGCCTACGACGCCCAGCTGGACGAGATCGCGAACGTCACCTACGCCGCTGGCGACAGCGGCGCCGCGCTGGCCGACGGCGCCATCGCCATGGACGCGGAGTTCGCGCGGGACCACGACGTGACGGTGGGCAGCACGATCCCCGTCCGGTTCCCGGCCGGGAAGAACACCGAGCTGAAGGTGGCCGCGCTCACCGACCAGGACACCGCCGACGGCTTCGGGGTGCAGGGCGGGCTGTACTTCGGGATGGCCACCATCGAGACGTACGTGCCCGAGGGGCAGGACTCCGCGCTGTACGTGAACGCCGGGTCCGGCACCGGCGCCGACGAGCTGCGCGCGAACCTGGACCGCACGCTGGACGCCTACCCGCAGGTCCAGGTCCGCGACCAGGCCGACTACAAGGAGCTGATCCGCGGCCAGATCGCCGTGCTGCTCTATCTCGTCTACGCGCTGCTCGGCCTGGCGATCGTCATCGCGGTGCTCGGGGTGGTCAACACCCTCGCCCTGTCGGTGGTCGAACGCACCCGGGAGATCGGACTGCTGCGCGCGATCGGGCTGGGCCGGCGGCAGCTGCGGCGGATGATCCGGCTTGAGTCGGTGGTGATCGCCGTGTTCGGGGCGGTCCTCGGGCTCGTCCTGGGTCTGATCTGGGGTGTCTGCGTGCAGCAGGTGCTGGCGCTGCAGGGCATGAAGGCGCTGGCGATCCCGTGGGGCACGGTCGTCGCCGTGGTGATCGGCTCGGCGGTGGTGGGCGTCGTGGCGGCCCTGCTGCCCGCGCTGCGCGCCTCCCGGATGAACGTCCTGGCGGCGATCGCGCACGAGTGA
- a CDS encoding LLM class F420-dependent oxidoreductase, producing MPRPFRFGVNLLSPMSAAEWRAKCRRAEQLGYDVILVPDHLGMPAPFPSLVAAAEATVRPRLGTFVLNAGFWNPALLAREVATTDALTGGRLELGLGTGYVPAEHEKAGLPWGSAGERVDHLLRTVQELDRLLGSEEHEPRPVQRPRVPLLVGANGDRVLRLTAEHADIAAFTGARTVENGKLEPLTAEELDERVGRYQEFAAGRKEPAELNLLIQIVELTEDRAAAVQPWLSHFPNLTEDQALRLPLVLVGTLAEIVDQVLAQRERYGFSYLTVLEPNMESFAKVVEALHGR from the coding sequence ATGCCGCGCCCGTTCCGCTTCGGAGTCAACTTACTCAGCCCCATGTCGGCTGCGGAGTGGCGCGCGAAGTGCCGCCGCGCCGAGCAGCTGGGCTACGACGTGATCCTGGTCCCGGACCATCTGGGCATGCCGGCCCCGTTCCCGTCCCTGGTCGCGGCGGCCGAGGCGACCGTTCGGCCACGACTCGGCACGTTCGTGCTGAACGCGGGCTTCTGGAACCCGGCCCTGCTGGCGCGTGAGGTCGCCACCACGGACGCGCTGACCGGCGGGCGTCTGGAGCTGGGGCTCGGCACCGGGTACGTACCGGCCGAGCACGAGAAGGCGGGGCTGCCGTGGGGGTCGGCGGGCGAGCGGGTCGACCATCTACTGCGCACGGTCCAGGAGTTGGACCGGCTTCTCGGCTCCGAGGAGCACGAGCCGCGGCCGGTGCAGCGGCCCCGGGTGCCGCTGCTCGTCGGCGCCAATGGTGACCGCGTGCTGCGGCTCACCGCCGAGCACGCGGACATCGCGGCGTTCACGGGCGCCCGGACGGTGGAGAACGGCAAACTGGAACCGCTGACCGCCGAGGAACTCGACGAACGGGTCGGCCGGTACCAGGAGTTCGCCGCCGGGCGGAAGGAACCCGCCGAGCTGAACCTGCTGATCCAGATCGTCGAACTCACCGAGGACCGCGCCGCCGCCGTACAGCCGTGGCTCAGCCACTTTCCGAACCTGACCGAGGACCAGGCCCTCCGGCTCCCGCTGGTCCTCGTGGGAACCCTGGCCGAGATCGTCGACCAGGTACTGGCCCAGCGGGAGCGCTACGGCTTCTCGTACCTGACCGTCCTGGAGCCGAACATGGAGTCCTTCGCGAAGGTCGTGGAGGCACTGCACGGCCGGTGA
- a CDS encoding ABC transporter ATP-binding protein: MSTAAAEHPLGRAEADAVAARARGLTKAYGSGETKVLALDSVDVDIARGRFTAVMGPSGSGKSTLMHCLAGLDTVSAGQVWLGDTEITGLRERDLTRLRRDRIGFMFQSFNLIPTLNAAENITLPMDIAGKKPDEKWLDQVIDTLGLRDRLGHRPSQLSGGQQQRVACARALASRPELIFADEPTGNLDSRAGLEVLGFLREAVDQLGQTVVMVTHDPGAAAHSDLVLYLADGRIVDRMERPTAEAVLERMRLFSGKNPQAPAADTPLASPDGEGAPGSGSAGGPGDRSVGPGKD, translated from the coding sequence TTGTCCACTGCTGCCGCTGAGCACCCCCTCGGCCGCGCGGAAGCCGACGCCGTCGCCGCCCGCGCCCGGGGCCTGACGAAGGCGTACGGCTCGGGAGAGACCAAGGTCCTCGCCCTCGACTCGGTCGACGTGGACATCGCGCGCGGCCGCTTCACCGCCGTCATGGGCCCCTCGGGCTCGGGAAAGTCCACCCTGATGCACTGCCTGGCCGGGCTCGACACCGTCTCGGCCGGACAGGTGTGGCTCGGGGACACGGAGATCACCGGGCTCAGGGAACGCGATCTGACGCGGTTGCGCCGGGACCGGATCGGCTTCATGTTCCAGTCCTTCAACCTGATCCCGACGCTGAACGCGGCCGAGAACATCACCCTGCCGATGGACATCGCGGGCAAGAAGCCCGACGAGAAGTGGCTGGACCAGGTCATCGACACGCTCGGGCTGCGCGACCGGCTGGGGCACCGCCCCTCGCAGCTCTCGGGCGGGCAGCAGCAGCGCGTCGCCTGCGCCCGCGCACTCGCCTCCCGGCCCGAGCTGATCTTCGCCGACGAGCCGACCGGCAACCTCGACTCCCGTGCCGGGCTCGAAGTGCTCGGCTTCCTGCGCGAGGCGGTCGACCAGCTGGGCCAGACGGTCGTCATGGTCACCCACGACCCCGGCGCCGCCGCCCACTCCGACCTGGTGCTCTACCTCGCGGACGGGCGGATCGTGGACCGCATGGAACGCCCCACGGCCGAAGCGGTCCTGGAACGCATGCGTCTCTTCTCGGGGAAGAACCCCCAGGCCCCGGCCGCCGACACACCTCTGGCCTCCCCCGACGGGGAGGGCGCCCCCGGCAGCGGGTCCGCGGGCGGGCCCGGCGACCGGTCCGTCGGCCCCGGCAAGGACTGA
- a CDS encoding GNAT family N-acetyltransferase, with protein MTDLRIRAATPDDLDAVLAFWKVAAEGTSISDDREGVERLVDRDPEALILAELDGDLVGTVVAGFDGWRCHLYRLAVHPERRRKGIGSALLASAEERFVRLGGRRGDAMVLVRNESAQHAWRAAGYAPEEKWRRWVKPLGS; from the coding sequence ATGACCGACCTGCGCATACGTGCCGCGACGCCCGACGACCTCGACGCCGTCCTCGCCTTCTGGAAGGTGGCCGCAGAGGGCACGAGCATCAGCGACGACCGCGAAGGGGTCGAGCGGCTGGTGGACCGTGACCCCGAGGCACTGATCCTGGCCGAGCTGGACGGGGATCTCGTGGGCACGGTCGTCGCCGGGTTCGACGGCTGGCGGTGCCATCTGTACCGGCTCGCGGTGCACCCGGAGCGACGGCGGAAGGGCATCGGCTCGGCCCTGCTCGCCTCGGCCGAGGAGCGGTTCGTCCGGCTCGGTGGGCGGCGCGGTGACGCGATGGTGCTCGTCCGCAACGAGTCGGCCCAGCATGCGTGGCGGGCCGCCGGGTACGCGCCGGAGGAGAAATGGCGGCGGTGGGTGAAACCGCTCGGGAGCTGA
- a CDS encoding toxin-antitoxin system HicB family antitoxin, with protein MAKTQLNVRVDEDTARAARERALERGMSVNRYIEELVRQDTGEAGHTFVESAADFMKQYEAVFAEEFGADHEGRHEGRH; from the coding sequence ATGGCCAAGACCCAGCTGAACGTCCGAGTGGACGAGGACACGGCCCGGGCCGCCCGTGAACGAGCCCTGGAGCGCGGGATGAGTGTGAACCGGTACATCGAGGAACTGGTCCGGCAGGACACCGGCGAGGCGGGTCACACCTTCGTCGAGTCCGCCGCCGACTTCATGAAGCAGTACGAGGCGGTCTTCGCCGAGGAGTTCGGCGCCGATCACGAGGGCCGGCACGAGGGACGTCACTGA
- a CDS encoding helix-turn-helix transcriptional regulator, protein MSVVTPVNPPQLPHRSPPPPTHAWPSPDTASAAAPTLSEGVRVRLLYAAHGDPRAAAELAAALTPRQRTGLDPLPAEPLALAPVLLRGHRRDVRALPDDTRFLLLLAAADQYPVRTHAYARAVTAARLDTRPLDTAEAAGLAHTTTQGIVFPDAWTRVAVYESASMADRREAHRLLAAVLSGEGERPGRSWHRAAAALGPSRRLAAELRLSARVARAIGDPALASALAERAAGLTPEPAERMPLLAQAAAEAWQSGDGDRARRLVAATDDDALAGLLALRAGNAAEAFDALLTAAVRHVGERTPDRAAHLLARATEAAIYTGDLRRCREAAAVADALGIAPPSTLGALAAAFEGRYDDARDVLEAAAGRCGPGGDPTQLIHSGIAALLLGDHTRAFTATARAASSARARGETVTVPQAMEFRAYAEFWTGRPRAAEAATVDALRQAYATGQDNGACHLQAALAMFAAVTGDEQVCRERAESARAYALERGLGLPAALAMFALAFLDLSTGRYAASAARLRALAGFGPGHGHRAVRHLATPHYVEAAVRTGDTRVARAAHADYDRWARTVRSADDLALSARCRALLATGEESVEHYRAALDLHASGTRDVERARTELLFGSALRRLRNRTEARDRLYSALEAFEHFGSPHCAAQARAELRALGERASAAPAAEALASRLTAQQLMIARMAAEGATNREIAARLLLSPRTIDHHLRGVFSRLGIRSRIELVRLLGETET, encoded by the coding sequence ATGAGCGTGGTGACCCCGGTGAACCCCCCACAGCTTCCGCATCGCTCGCCACCGCCCCCCACGCACGCGTGGCCGAGCCCGGACACAGCGTCGGCCGCCGCGCCCACGCTGTCCGAAGGCGTGCGCGTACGCCTGCTGTACGCCGCCCACGGCGATCCGCGCGCCGCCGCGGAACTCGCCGCCGCCCTGACCCCCCGTCAGCGCACGGGCCTCGACCCGCTCCCCGCCGAGCCCCTGGCGCTGGCCCCCGTCCTGTTGCGCGGCCACCGGCGGGACGTACGCGCCCTGCCCGACGACACCCGTTTCCTGCTGCTTCTCGCCGCCGCCGACCAGTACCCGGTCCGCACGCACGCCTACGCGCGCGCCGTCACGGCCGCCCGGCTCGACACCCGCCCCCTCGACACGGCGGAGGCGGCCGGGCTCGCGCACACCACGACCCAGGGCATCGTCTTCCCGGACGCCTGGACCCGCGTCGCCGTATACGAGTCGGCGTCCATGGCCGACCGGCGCGAGGCGCACCGCCTCCTCGCCGCGGTCCTCAGCGGCGAGGGCGAGCGGCCGGGCCGCAGCTGGCACCGGGCCGCCGCCGCCCTCGGCCCCAGCCGCCGCCTCGCCGCCGAACTGCGCCTGTCGGCACGGGTGGCACGTGCCATCGGTGACCCCGCGCTCGCCTCCGCCCTCGCCGAACGCGCCGCCGGGCTCACCCCCGAACCCGCCGAACGCATGCCCCTGCTCGCCCAGGCCGCCGCCGAGGCCTGGCAGTCGGGAGACGGCGACCGCGCCCGCCGCCTCGTCGCCGCCACCGACGACGACGCCCTCGCGGGACTGCTCGCCCTGCGCGCCGGAAACGCCGCCGAGGCCTTCGACGCCCTGCTCACCGCCGCCGTCCGGCACGTCGGCGAGCGCACCCCGGACAGGGCCGCCCATCTACTGGCACGAGCCACCGAGGCCGCCATCTACACCGGCGACCTGCGCCGCTGCCGGGAGGCCGCCGCCGTCGCCGACGCGCTCGGCATCGCGCCGCCCAGCACGCTCGGCGCGCTCGCCGCCGCGTTCGAAGGTCGCTACGACGACGCCCGGGACGTGCTCGAAGCAGCCGCCGGGCGCTGCGGACCCGGTGGCGACCCCACCCAGCTCATCCACTCCGGGATCGCCGCCCTCCTCCTCGGCGACCACACCCGCGCGTTCACCGCCACCGCCCGCGCCGCCTCCTCCGCCCGCGCCAGGGGCGAGACGGTGACCGTGCCGCAGGCCATGGAGTTCCGGGCCTACGCGGAGTTCTGGACCGGACGCCCGAGGGCCGCCGAGGCCGCCACCGTGGACGCCCTGCGCCAGGCGTACGCCACCGGGCAGGACAACGGCGCCTGCCATCTCCAGGCCGCCCTCGCGATGTTCGCGGCCGTCACCGGCGACGAACAGGTGTGCCGGGAGCGCGCCGAGTCCGCCCGCGCGTACGCCCTGGAGCGCGGACTCGGACTGCCCGCCGCCCTCGCCATGTTCGCCCTCGCCTTCCTCGACCTGAGCACCGGCCGGTACGCCGCCTCGGCGGCCCGGCTGCGCGCACTCGCCGGCTTCGGCCCCGGGCACGGGCACCGGGCCGTGCGGCACCTCGCCACACCGCACTACGTCGAGGCCGCCGTCCGCACCGGCGACACCCGGGTGGCCCGGGCCGCGCACGCCGACTACGACCGCTGGGCCCGTACCGTGCGCAGCGCCGACGACCTCGCCCTCAGCGCCCGCTGCCGTGCGCTGCTCGCCACCGGGGAGGAATCCGTCGAGCACTACCGCGCGGCGCTCGACCTGCACGCCTCCGGCACCCGGGACGTCGAACGCGCTCGCACGGAACTGCTGTTCGGCAGCGCCCTGCGTCGGCTGCGCAACCGCACCGAGGCCCGCGACCGGCTGTACAGCGCCCTGGAGGCCTTCGAGCACTTCGGCTCCCCGCACTGCGCGGCCCAGGCCCGCGCGGAACTCCGGGCCCTCGGCGAGCGCGCCTCCGCGGCGCCGGCCGCGGAGGCTCTGGCGTCCCGCCTCACCGCCCAGCAGTTGATGATCGCCCGCATGGCGGCGGAGGGCGCCACCAACCGGGAGATCGCCGCGCGGCTGCTGCTGAGCCCCCGCACGATCGACCACCATCTGCGAGGGGTGTTCTCGCGGTTGGGGATCCGGTCGAGGATCGAATTGGTGCGGCTGCTGGGGGAGACGGAGACGTGA
- the bioD gene encoding dethiobiotin synthase, which yields MTVLVITGTGTEVGKTVTTAAVAAVAVAAGRSVAVLKPAQTGVRPDERGDADEVARLAGAVTVRELARYPEPLAPATAARRAGLPPVHPEDVAEAAAKLAVDHDLVLVEGAGGLLVRFDEAGGTLADSARLLGAPVLLVASAGLGTLNTTELTARELAVREVELAGVVIGGWPSAPDLACRCNLADLPVVAGVPLLGAVPSGVGAWEPVDFRAGAGGWLAPALGGVWDAASFQAAEAAP from the coding sequence ATGACGGTTCTGGTGATCACGGGGACGGGGACGGAGGTCGGCAAGACCGTCACCACGGCGGCCGTCGCGGCGGTGGCCGTGGCGGCCGGCCGGTCCGTGGCCGTCCTCAAGCCCGCGCAGACCGGCGTACGGCCGGACGAGCGCGGGGACGCGGACGAGGTGGCCCGGCTCGCGGGCGCCGTGACCGTCCGTGAACTCGCCCGCTATCCGGAGCCCTTGGCCCCGGCGACCGCCGCCCGGCGTGCCGGTCTTCCTCCGGTGCACCCCGAGGACGTCGCCGAGGCGGCGGCCAAACTGGCGGTCGACCACGACCTGGTGCTGGTCGAGGGCGCGGGCGGTCTCCTCGTGCGCTTCGACGAGGCGGGCGGCACCCTGGCGGACTCGGCCCGGCTGCTCGGCGCGCCGGTGCTGCTGGTCGCCTCGGCGGGTCTCGGAACGCTCAACACCACCGAGCTGACGGCCCGCGAACTCGCCGTGCGGGAGGTGGAGCTGGCGGGCGTCGTCATCGGCGGCTGGCCCTCGGCGCCCGATCTGGCGTGCCGCTGCAATCTGGCGGATCTGCCGGTGGTGGCGGGGGTGCCGTTGCTGGGTGCGGTGCCGTCCGGGGTGGGGGCGTGGGAGCCGGTCGACTTCCGAGCGGGGGCCGGGGGCTGGCTGGCGCCGGCGCTCGGCGGGGTGTGGGACGCCGCTTCCTTCCAGGCCGCCGAAGCCGCGCCGTAG
- a CDS encoding esterase/lipase family protein, with the protein MQRRMRRIATALTTVTTTLLLSLSFSATSAQAATRNPVVFVHGLSSSSSSWDDWIAHFKADGYTSAELYSWSYDWGQSNVTTAAQLKTKIESVRAATGAAKVDVVVHSMGALSSRYYLKNLGGTAYVDDFVSAAGVNHGTTVAGWCRWLYTSCGEMYTGSSFLTSLNSGDETPGSVSYASYWSNCDDALTPDTSAILSGATNVEVGCVPHNDMNNDKGIYDQVRAFIA; encoded by the coding sequence ATGCAGCGCCGCATGCGCCGTATCGCCACGGCTCTCACGACCGTGACCACCACGCTCCTTCTGTCGCTCTCCTTCTCCGCGACCTCCGCTCAGGCCGCGACCCGCAACCCCGTGGTCTTCGTGCACGGTCTGAGCAGTTCGTCCAGCAGCTGGGACGACTGGATCGCGCACTTCAAGGCCGACGGCTACACGTCCGCGGAGCTGTACTCCTGGTCCTACGACTGGGGCCAGTCCAATGTCACGACGGCCGCGCAGCTCAAGACCAAGATCGAGAGCGTGCGGGCCGCGACGGGCGCGGCGAAGGTCGACGTGGTCGTCCACTCGATGGGCGCGCTCAGCTCCCGGTACTACCTCAAGAACCTCGGCGGTACGGCGTACGTGGACGACTTCGTCTCCGCGGCCGGCGTGAACCACGGGACGACCGTGGCCGGTTGGTGCCGGTGGCTCTACACGTCCTGCGGCGAGATGTACACCGGCAGCTCGTTCCTGACCTCGCTGAACTCCGGTGACGAGACGCCGGGCAGTGTGTCGTACGCCAGCTACTGGTCGAACTGCGACGACGCGCTCACCCCGGACACCTCCGCGATCCTCAGCGGTGCGACCAACGTCGAGGTCGGCTGTGTCCCGCACAACGACATGAACAACGACAAGGGCATCTACGACCAGGTCCGCGCCTTCATCGCCTGA
- a CDS encoding class I SAM-dependent methyltransferase yields the protein MARARATTDAVHHPLFARFYARLSVSAEPRIGPLREELLAGLSGRVIEIGAGNGLNFARYPSAVSEVVAIEPEHSLRRLALESALRAEVPVDVVPGAAEALPVKSEAFDAAVVSLVLCSVRDVRRSLNEVRRVLRPGGELRFFEHGRGGGRATRTAQRALDGTVWPLLFGGCHVSRDPVAVIRAAGFEVEAVREVLVPEQGPRLPSSYCVLGRARRPGVTGSTDAAPA from the coding sequence ATGGCCCGCGCCCGCGCCACGACGGACGCCGTGCACCACCCCCTCTTCGCCCGGTTCTACGCCAGACTGAGCGTGTCGGCGGAGCCGAGGATCGGTCCCCTGCGCGAGGAGTTGCTGGCGGGGCTGTCGGGGCGGGTCATCGAGATCGGCGCCGGGAACGGTCTGAACTTCGCGCGCTACCCGAGCGCGGTCTCGGAGGTGGTGGCGATCGAACCGGAGCACTCCCTGCGGCGGCTGGCCCTGGAGTCCGCCCTGCGCGCCGAGGTGCCCGTGGACGTGGTGCCGGGCGCGGCGGAGGCGCTGCCGGTCAAGAGCGAGGCGTTCGACGCGGCCGTGGTGTCGCTGGTGCTGTGCAGCGTGCGGGACGTACGGCGCTCGCTGAACGAGGTGCGGCGGGTGCTGCGCCCTGGCGGTGAGCTGCGGTTCTTCGAGCACGGCCGGGGCGGCGGGCGGGCGACGCGGACGGCTCAGCGGGCGCTGGACGGCACGGTGTGGCCGTTGCTGTTCGGCGGCTGCCATGTCTCCCGCGACCCGGTCGCCGTGATCCGGGCCGCCGGGTTCGAGGTCGAGGCGGTCCGGGAGGTCCTGGTGCCCGAGCAGGGGCCGCGGCTGCCGAGTTCCTACTGCGTGCTGGGCCGGGCCCGGCGGCCCGGCGTCACAGGCTCCACTGACGCAGCTCCTGCGTGA